Proteins from a genomic interval of Kribbella aluminosa:
- a CDS encoding SDR family NAD(P)-dependent oxidoreductase yields MNKLLDNKVIFILGAGRGIGAAAARLFVAEGAQVMLAARTESEIAAVAKELDARYVVCDLADPDAISAAVDRTVAEYGRLDAAFNNGAVGQQPGPMDGLSRQEFDQVYAVNLRGVWSAMVAEVTAIRATSGHGSIVNTSSVGSFAGNPALPAYGALKRAVNSLTESAAITYAAENIRVNAIAPGTTLTEMLQDWDRAQPGVIDALIAQAPIGRGADPAEVAEAAAWLLSDRASYVTGAVLRVDGGLGV; encoded by the coding sequence ATGAACAAACTTCTCGACAACAAGGTCATCTTCATCCTCGGCGCCGGACGCGGGATCGGCGCGGCCGCCGCCCGGCTGTTCGTCGCCGAGGGCGCGCAGGTGATGCTCGCCGCCCGCACCGAGTCCGAGATCGCCGCCGTCGCCAAGGAACTCGACGCCCGGTACGTCGTCTGCGACCTGGCCGACCCGGACGCGATCAGCGCCGCCGTGGACCGGACGGTGGCGGAGTACGGCCGCCTGGACGCCGCGTTCAACAACGGCGCAGTCGGCCAGCAACCCGGCCCGATGGACGGGCTCAGCCGGCAGGAGTTCGACCAGGTGTACGCCGTGAACCTCCGCGGCGTCTGGTCCGCGATGGTCGCCGAGGTCACCGCGATCCGCGCCACCAGCGGCCACGGGAGCATCGTCAACACCTCGAGCGTCGGCAGCTTCGCGGGCAACCCGGCGCTTCCGGCGTACGGCGCGCTGAAGCGGGCCGTGAACAGCCTGACGGAGTCCGCCGCGATCACGTACGCCGCTGAGAACATCCGGGTGAACGCGATCGCGCCTGGCACCACGCTGACCGAGATGCTGCAGGACTGGGACCGCGCGCAACCCGGCGTGATCGACGCGCTGATCGCCCAGGCCCCGATCGGCCGCGGCGCCGACCCCGCCGAGGTCGCCGAAGCCGCCGCCTGGCTGCTCAGCGATCGCGCCTCGTACGTCACCGGCGCCGTACTCCGCGTGGACGGCGGCCTCGGGGTGTGA
- a CDS encoding LLM class flavin-dependent oxidoreductase, with the protein MQFGVFSVGDVTEDPTTGTTLSEGERIKAMVRIALKAEEVGLDVFAQGEHHNPPFVPSSPTTQLGFIAAQTSKIILSTSTTLITTNDPVKIAEDYAMLQHLADGRVDLMMGRGNTGPVYPWFGQDIRNGIALAVENYALLRRLWREDVVDWEGKFRTPLQGFTATPRPLDDVPPFVWHGSIRSPEIAEQAAYYGDGFFHNNIFWPISHTTRMIQLYRQRFEHYGHGAADQAIVGLGGQIFMRKNSQEAVREFRPYFDNAPVYGHGPTLEDFSRETPLTVGSPQQVIERTLSFREHFGDYQRQLFLIDHAGLPLKTVLEQLDILGEEVVPVLRKEFAALKPAHVPDAPTHASLKAAAERAHDLETIEEPAR; encoded by the coding sequence ATGCAGTTCGGCGTTTTCAGCGTCGGGGACGTGACCGAGGACCCGACCACTGGGACCACGCTGTCCGAGGGTGAGCGGATCAAGGCGATGGTGCGGATCGCGCTCAAGGCGGAAGAGGTCGGGCTGGACGTGTTCGCGCAGGGTGAGCACCACAACCCGCCGTTCGTGCCGTCCTCGCCGACGACTCAGCTGGGGTTCATCGCGGCGCAGACCTCGAAGATCATCCTGTCCACCTCGACGACCCTGATCACCACCAACGACCCGGTGAAGATCGCCGAGGACTACGCGATGCTGCAGCACCTGGCCGACGGCCGGGTGGACCTGATGATGGGCCGCGGCAACACCGGGCCGGTGTACCCGTGGTTCGGGCAGGACATCCGGAACGGGATCGCCCTCGCCGTCGAGAACTACGCGCTGCTTCGCCGGCTCTGGCGCGAGGACGTCGTCGATTGGGAAGGCAAGTTCCGTACGCCGTTGCAGGGGTTCACCGCGACGCCGCGGCCGCTGGACGACGTACCGCCGTTCGTCTGGCACGGGTCGATCCGGTCGCCGGAGATCGCCGAGCAGGCGGCGTACTACGGGGACGGGTTCTTCCACAACAACATCTTCTGGCCGATCTCGCACACCACGCGGATGATCCAGCTGTACCGGCAGCGCTTCGAGCACTACGGGCACGGCGCCGCGGACCAGGCGATCGTCGGGCTCGGCGGGCAGATCTTCATGCGGAAGAACTCGCAGGAGGCGGTCCGCGAGTTCCGGCCGTACTTCGACAACGCGCCGGTGTACGGGCACGGGCCGACGCTGGAGGACTTCAGCCGGGAGACGCCGCTGACGGTCGGGAGCCCGCAGCAGGTGATCGAGCGGACGCTGTCGTTCCGGGAGCACTTCGGGGACTACCAGCGGCAGCTGTTCCTGATCGACCACGCCGGGTTGCCGTTGAAGACCGTGCTGGAGCAGCTGGACATCCTCGGCGAGGAGGTCGTTCCGGTACTGCGGAAGGAGTTCGCGGCGCTGAAGCCGGCCCACGTTCCGGACGCCCCGACGCATGCCTCGCTGAAGGCCGCGGCCGAGCGGGCGCACGACCTGGAGACGATCGAGGAGCCGGCCCGATGA
- a CDS encoding ATP-binding cassette domain-containing protein, which produces MTTERVIEAAGVRKNYRGGTEGAGLNGFDLEVTAGTVTGLLGPNGAGKTTAVRILSTLLEMDSGTARIAGYDVRRQGAEVRRRIGLVGQYAAVDEVLTGRQNLVMFGRLNHLRNAKARADELLERFSLTEAAGQAVSKYSGGMRRRLDLAASLIVAPRVLFVDEPTTGLDPAGRIEVWNAVRQLVDGGTTVLLTTQYLEEADQLANRISMLKAGQVVAEGTPDELKTQLGSDRLELVLADPAEVRRVVELAAPLADGEVQVTDVRISIPVKDRTKALVVMANSLYEAKIEPEDITLRRPTLDEVFLHLTGAEVAA; this is translated from the coding sequence GTGACGACGGAGCGAGTGATCGAGGCGGCCGGCGTACGGAAGAACTACCGCGGCGGCACGGAGGGTGCGGGGCTGAACGGCTTCGACCTGGAGGTCACGGCCGGCACCGTGACCGGGCTGCTCGGCCCGAATGGCGCCGGCAAGACGACAGCGGTGCGGATCCTGTCCACGCTGCTCGAGATGGATTCCGGTACGGCGAGGATCGCCGGGTACGACGTCCGCCGACAGGGAGCGGAGGTACGGCGGCGGATCGGCCTGGTCGGGCAGTACGCCGCCGTGGACGAGGTACTCACCGGGCGGCAGAACCTGGTGATGTTCGGCCGGCTGAACCATCTCCGGAACGCGAAGGCCCGGGCGGACGAGCTGCTCGAGCGGTTCAGCCTGACCGAGGCGGCCGGGCAGGCGGTGAGCAAGTACTCCGGCGGGATGCGGCGCCGGCTCGACCTCGCGGCGAGCCTGATCGTGGCGCCGCGGGTGCTGTTCGTGGACGAGCCGACGACCGGGCTCGACCCGGCCGGGCGGATCGAGGTGTGGAACGCCGTACGGCAGCTCGTCGACGGCGGTACGACGGTGTTGCTGACGACGCAGTACCTGGAGGAGGCGGATCAGCTGGCGAACCGGATCTCGATGCTGAAGGCGGGACAGGTGGTCGCCGAGGGCACGCCGGACGAGTTGAAGACACAGCTCGGGTCGGACCGGCTCGAGCTGGTGCTCGCGGATCCGGCCGAGGTACGGCGGGTCGTGGAGCTGGCCGCGCCGCTGGCGGACGGGGAGGTGCAGGTGACCGACGTACGGATCAGCATCCCGGTGAAGGATCGTACGAAAGCGCTGGTGGTGATGGCGAACTCGTTGTACGAGGCAAAGATCGAACCGGAGGACATCACGTTGCGGAGGCCGACGCTGGACGAGGTCTTCCTGCACCTGACCGGGGCGGAGGTGGCGGCGTGA
- a CDS encoding aldo/keto reductase, with protein MAADTNKTRRIGDVEVSAIGLGAMPMSIEGRPDEARSIATIHAALDAGITLIDTADAYHLTATDDGHNETLIAKALASYGGDTSNVLVATKGGHLRPGDGSWTQDGSPKYLAAAAEASLKRLGVEAIGLYQFHRPDPKTPYEDSIGAIRDLLDAGKIRMAGISNANPAQIRQAQEILGGRLVSVQNQFSPAFRSSEPELDLCDSLGIAFLPWSPLGGISRAGDLAALHPAFHTLAAELGVSPQRLTLAWMLAKSPHVIPIPGSSRPETIRDSYAAIDLELTPAQVAALDAA; from the coding sequence ATGGCAGCTGACACGAACAAGACCCGCCGGATCGGCGACGTCGAGGTCTCCGCGATCGGGCTCGGCGCGATGCCGATGTCGATCGAGGGCCGGCCCGACGAGGCCCGGTCGATCGCGACCATCCACGCCGCGCTGGACGCCGGGATCACGCTGATCGACACCGCCGACGCGTACCACCTGACCGCGACCGACGACGGCCACAACGAGACCCTGATCGCCAAGGCGCTGGCGTCGTACGGCGGCGACACGTCGAACGTGCTGGTCGCCACCAAGGGCGGCCATCTGCGGCCCGGCGACGGGAGCTGGACACAGGACGGCTCCCCGAAGTACCTGGCCGCCGCGGCCGAGGCGTCGCTGAAGCGGCTCGGGGTGGAGGCGATCGGGCTGTACCAGTTCCACCGCCCGGACCCGAAGACGCCGTACGAGGACTCGATCGGCGCGATCCGCGACCTGCTCGACGCCGGCAAGATCCGGATGGCCGGCATCTCGAACGCGAACCCGGCCCAGATCCGCCAGGCCCAGGAGATCCTCGGCGGCCGGCTGGTGTCGGTGCAGAACCAGTTCTCGCCCGCGTTCCGCTCCAGCGAGCCGGAACTCGACCTGTGCGACTCGCTCGGCATCGCGTTCCTCCCGTGGTCCCCGCTGGGCGGCATCTCCCGGGCCGGCGACCTCGCCGCGTTGCACCCGGCCTTCCACACCCTGGCCGCGGAGCTCGGCGTCTCGCCCCAGCGCCTGACGCTGGCCTGGATGCTCGCGAAGTCGCCGCACGTCATCCCGATCCCGGGCTCGAGCCGCCCGGAGACGATCCGCGACTCGTACGCCGCGATCGATCTGGAGCTCACGCCGGCGCAGGTGGCCGCCCTGGATGCCGCCTGA
- a CDS encoding helix-turn-helix transcriptional regulator gives MDKAELGAFLRSRRERVAPADVGLPAGRRRRTPGLRREEVAQLAYISTEYYTRLEQARAPHPSAEVLAGLCRALRLNDAERNHLHHLAGVPPVRPAGPPRAVRQSILDLLDRLPNAAAVVLSAYCEVIAWNHLATALMEDFSVRSRAERNLLRRAFLGGDKHVYSVVDGARFARSSVNHLRAVAARYPDDPELRELIADLSESAEFTALWEAHEIAGEPTLCKSFQHPLVGLVTVNCDALAIPDCDQQVIIYTATPGSPSEEALRLLSVVGTQRLDVPG, from the coding sequence GTGGACAAGGCGGAGCTCGGGGCATTCCTGCGCAGCCGGCGGGAGCGGGTCGCCCCGGCGGACGTCGGCCTGCCGGCCGGTCGCCGACGCCGTACGCCGGGACTCCGCCGGGAAGAGGTTGCGCAGCTCGCGTACATCTCCACGGAGTACTACACCCGGCTGGAGCAGGCACGGGCACCGCATCCGTCCGCGGAGGTCCTGGCCGGGCTGTGCCGGGCGCTGCGGCTGAACGATGCCGAGCGCAACCATCTGCACCACCTCGCGGGAGTACCGCCGGTGCGGCCGGCCGGACCGCCGCGCGCAGTACGGCAGAGCATCCTCGATCTGCTCGACCGGCTGCCGAACGCGGCGGCGGTCGTGCTGTCGGCGTACTGCGAGGTGATCGCCTGGAACCACCTGGCGACCGCGTTGATGGAGGACTTCTCGGTCCGCTCACGCGCCGAGCGGAACCTGCTGCGGCGCGCGTTCCTCGGCGGCGACAAGCATGTGTACTCCGTGGTGGACGGCGCACGCTTCGCCCGGAGCTCGGTGAATCACCTGCGGGCGGTCGCGGCGCGGTACCCGGACGACCCGGAGCTGCGGGAGCTGATCGCCGACCTGTCGGAGAGCGCCGAGTTCACCGCGCTGTGGGAGGCGCACGAGATCGCGGGCGAGCCGACGCTGTGCAAGTCGTTCCAGCATCCGCTCGTCGGTCTCGTGACGGTGAACTGTGACGCGCTCGCGATCCCGGACTGCGACCAGCAGGTGATCATCTACACCGCGACGCCCGGCTCGCCGTCGGAGGAAGCACTCCGGCTGCTGTCGGTCGTCGGCACGCAGCGGCTCGACGTACCGGGCTGA
- a CDS encoding tetratricopeptide repeat protein produces the protein MEDMRALSYGLGQQYFEERNYRGAIRALQPVVDETPDDVGTRLLLARAYYHAALLKPAEEQLLAVIEREPTEYYAHLMMARTLERQSRPDEAGKHRRIAAALTGDDELLMSQSL, from the coding sequence ATGGAAGACATGCGCGCACTCAGCTACGGCCTCGGACAGCAGTACTTCGAGGAGCGTAATTACCGCGGCGCGATCCGCGCGCTGCAGCCGGTGGTCGACGAGACGCCCGACGACGTCGGCACCCGGCTGCTGCTGGCGCGGGCGTACTACCACGCCGCCCTGCTCAAGCCCGCCGAGGAGCAGCTCCTCGCGGTCATCGAACGCGAGCCCACCGAGTACTACGCGCATTTGATGATGGCCCGAACGCTCGAACGGCAGTCCCGCCCGGACGAGGCCGGCAAACACCGCCGGATCGCCGCCGCCCTCACCGGCGACGACGAGTTGCTCATGTCGCAGTCGCTCTGA
- a CDS encoding ABC transporter permease, producing the protein MWVLADSWTIARRTFLHWRMQPGLVVFTWFFPVLMLLLFGGLLGGAMALDASYYELLVPGIFALAMLFGLEGTMTAVATDVSKGVTDRFRSLPMSSAAVVLGRCIADLLDSVVTLAVLVATGLALGWRWHQGLPSALAAFGLLLLLRFALLWVGIFIGLSVKNAQSVTMVQVLVWPIGFLSSTFVATSTMPPWLGTIAQWNPLSATATAARNLFGNPDPSTTATWIGSHAGLAAVIAPLLLTAVFLPLSAHRFRTLSR; encoded by the coding sequence ATGTGGGTACTCGCGGACAGTTGGACGATCGCGCGGCGGACGTTCCTGCACTGGCGGATGCAGCCCGGGCTGGTGGTGTTCACTTGGTTCTTCCCGGTGCTGATGCTGCTGTTGTTCGGCGGGTTGCTCGGCGGGGCGATGGCGTTGGACGCGTCGTACTACGAGTTGCTGGTGCCCGGCATCTTCGCGCTGGCGATGCTCTTCGGGCTGGAGGGCACGATGACGGCCGTCGCGACGGATGTGTCGAAGGGGGTGACGGATCGATTCCGGTCGCTGCCGATGAGTTCGGCGGCGGTGGTGCTCGGACGGTGCATCGCTGACCTGCTCGACTCGGTGGTCACGCTGGCGGTGCTGGTCGCGACCGGACTCGCCCTCGGCTGGCGCTGGCACCAAGGTCTCCCGTCAGCGCTGGCGGCGTTCGGCCTGCTGCTCCTCCTCCGCTTCGCCCTGCTGTGGGTAGGCATCTTCATCGGCCTCTCCGTGAAGAACGCCCAGAGCGTGACGATGGTCCAGGTCCTCGTCTGGCCGATCGGCTTCCTCTCCAGCACCTTCGTGGCAACCTCCACGATGCCACCCTGGCTGGGCACCATCGCCCAATGGAACCCGCTGTCCGCCACGGCCACCGCGGCGCGGAACCTGTTCGGCAACCCCGACCCCTCCACCACCGCAACCTGGATCGGCTCCCACGCAGGCCTCGCCGCCGTCATAGCTCCCTTGCTGCTGACAGCAGTCTTCCTGCCGCTCTCGGCGCATCGCTTCCGTACGTTGTCCCGCTGA
- a CDS encoding TetR/AcrR family transcriptional regulator, translating into MAGRKAAAPDPVRSLALLWGSHTKPGRSGLTVRAIVGAAIELADVSGLDALSMRMVADRLKVGTMSLYTHVPGKGELTDLMFDQAYGDLYDDDDDEPTRQPGGWRGALEFIARRNWDVLTAHPWIHDVPTMRTALGPNITRKYEIELRPLDGLGLTDVEMDSALTLVLTHVQGTARAGAEQLRTQRDSGLTDQEWWRQISPTLTAVMSGTNFPLAGRVGTAVGEHFQSALDPAHALNFGLARILDGIALLIDERA; encoded by the coding sequence GTGGCGGGAAGAAAGGCGGCGGCGCCCGATCCGGTGCGCAGTCTGGCGCTGCTCTGGGGCAGCCACACCAAGCCCGGCCGGTCCGGCCTGACGGTCCGCGCGATCGTCGGCGCGGCGATCGAGCTCGCGGACGTCTCCGGGCTGGACGCGCTCTCGATGCGGATGGTCGCCGACCGGCTGAAGGTCGGCACGATGTCGCTCTACACGCACGTCCCCGGCAAGGGCGAGCTGACCGACCTGATGTTCGATCAGGCGTACGGCGACCTGTACGACGACGACGACGACGAACCCACCCGGCAACCCGGCGGCTGGCGCGGCGCCCTTGAATTCATCGCCCGCCGAAACTGGGACGTCCTCACCGCCCACCCCTGGATCCACGACGTCCCCACGATGCGCACAGCCCTGGGCCCGAACATCACCCGCAAGTACGAGATCGAACTCCGCCCCCTCGACGGCCTGGGCCTCACCGACGTCGAGATGGACTCCGCCCTGACCCTCGTCCTCACCCACGTCCAAGGCACCGCCCGAGCCGGCGCCGAACAACTCCGCACCCAACGAGACTCCGGCCTCACCGACCAGGAATGGTGGCGCCAAATCTCCCCGACCCTGACCGCGGTGATGTCCGGCACCAACTTCCCGCTGGCCGGCCGGGTAGGCACGGCCGTCGGCGAACACTTCCAGTCCGCCCTCGACCCGGCCCACGCCCTGAACTTCGGCCTGGCCCGGATCCTGGACGGGATCGCCCTGCTCATCGACGAGCGGGCCTGA
- a CDS encoding FMN reductase: MKDKSIAVVTAGLTTPSSSRLLADQLAEAVRDELSGRGIGSRVDLIEVRDHAHELTDNLLTGFPPAKLREVLDTVAAADALIVVSPTFSASYSGLFKMFFDVLDDQALAGKPVLLAATGGTERHSLVLEFALRPLFAYLKALPVPTAVYAASTDWGPNAATLRPRITQAAAELVAALHHETPTHADPFENPTPFEDLLNG; this comes from the coding sequence ATGAAGGACAAGAGCATCGCCGTCGTGACGGCCGGGCTGACGACGCCGTCGTCGTCCCGGCTGCTCGCCGACCAGCTGGCGGAGGCGGTCCGGGACGAGCTGTCCGGCCGCGGCATCGGGTCACGGGTCGACCTGATCGAAGTACGCGATCACGCCCACGAACTGACCGACAACCTGCTGACCGGCTTCCCACCTGCGAAGCTCCGGGAGGTCCTGGACACGGTCGCCGCGGCCGACGCGCTGATCGTGGTCAGCCCGACCTTCAGCGCGTCGTACTCCGGCCTCTTCAAGATGTTCTTCGACGTACTCGACGACCAGGCCCTGGCCGGCAAGCCCGTCCTCCTCGCCGCGACCGGCGGCACCGAACGCCACTCCCTGGTCCTCGAGTTCGCCCTCCGCCCCCTCTTCGCCTACCTGAAGGCCCTCCCCGTCCCCACCGCCGTCTACGCCGCCTCCACCGACTGGGGCCCGAACGCCGCCACCCTCCGCCCCCGCATCACCCAAGCCGCCGCCGAACTAGTCGCCGCCCTCCACCACGAAACCCCCACCCACGCAGACCCCTTCGAAAACCCAACGCCCTTCGAGGACCTGCTGAACGGATAA
- a CDS encoding GNAT family N-acetyltransferase, giving the protein MQIDERIRRARPDDVPALVELVYALAEYERAPEECHLTEDQLRTALFGDQPAAFCHVAEHEGQVVGCAIWFLSFSTWRGVHGIYLEDLFVRPETRGTGLGKALLTALAQECVRNNYERLEWSVLNWNTPAIDFYKSLGAKPQDEWTVYRLTDKALTNLGA; this is encoded by the coding sequence ATGCAGATCGACGAGCGGATCCGCCGGGCGCGCCCGGACGACGTACCGGCGCTGGTGGAGTTGGTGTACGCGCTGGCCGAGTACGAGCGGGCGCCGGAGGAGTGCCACCTGACCGAGGACCAGCTCCGGACCGCGCTCTTCGGCGACCAGCCGGCCGCCTTCTGCCACGTCGCGGAACACGAGGGCCAGGTCGTCGGCTGCGCGATCTGGTTCCTCAGCTTCTCCACGTGGCGCGGCGTACACGGCATCTACCTCGAGGACCTGTTCGTCCGCCCGGAAACCCGCGGCACCGGCCTCGGCAAGGCGCTCCTCACCGCCCTCGCCCAGGAATGCGTCCGCAACAACTACGAACGCCTCGAGTGGTCCGTCCTCAACTGGAACACCCCCGCCATCGACTTCTACAAGTCCCTCGGCGCCAAACCCCAGGACGAGTGGACCGTCTACCGCCTAACCGACAAAGCCCTCACAAACCTGGGCGCGTAA
- a CDS encoding ABC transporter ATP-binding protein, which yields MTIRQAFGRFWPLTRGDRRWYVLVCCCVIVAAVCETVAILLFGNLTDHALQQGSLRAFWHPASAWLAVAVVGAIIGYLGNSLAFWSGERFVRRLRAHVFGHVQELPPDFFQRYRRGDLVERLSGDVEAIEQLVVSSTIGVLSAVFRVVLFAAAAFWLRWDLALVTFVLAPLLWLAAKVFSGPIRRFARSERIADGAITSVLEESLGTIELTQAYNRSPAEEQRLDREAVAWMRASVSGARRSELYEQVVEVLETLCVLGVIGLGVWEISHGRMTLGALLSFTAFLGYLYPPLRSLGELNLTATAATAATERLDELLSAEPTVTDPEHPVELATVHGRVEFDRVGFRYRDVDVLEDFGLTVEPGEFVVLTGPSGIGKSTIAKLLLRFHDPTAGEIRLDGVPLTSLQVRRLRESITLLPQQTHVLAGTIRANITYGRPGATPAEILAAARSANAHDFITALPEGYDTPLTPSSPTLSGGQLKRLTLARALLRNTPILVLDEPTTGLDAPTAHQLIQSLPPNRTTILITHDHSLTQYADRVVDLSGTTYGSDAPRAAGRLLSAAREL from the coding sequence ATGACGATCCGGCAGGCGTTCGGGCGGTTCTGGCCGCTGACGCGAGGTGACCGGCGATGGTACGTCCTGGTGTGTTGCTGTGTGATCGTGGCGGCGGTCTGCGAGACGGTCGCGATCCTGCTGTTCGGCAACCTGACGGATCACGCGCTGCAGCAGGGTTCGCTGCGCGCGTTCTGGCATCCGGCGAGCGCGTGGCTGGCGGTCGCGGTCGTCGGCGCGATCATCGGGTACCTCGGGAACTCACTGGCGTTCTGGAGCGGTGAGCGGTTCGTACGGCGCCTGCGTGCGCACGTGTTCGGGCACGTCCAGGAGCTGCCGCCGGACTTCTTTCAGCGGTACCGGCGCGGGGATCTGGTCGAGCGGTTGAGCGGTGACGTCGAGGCGATCGAGCAGTTGGTGGTGTCCTCGACGATCGGGGTGCTGTCGGCGGTGTTCCGCGTCGTACTGTTCGCGGCCGCGGCGTTCTGGTTGCGGTGGGACCTCGCGCTGGTGACGTTCGTACTGGCGCCGTTGCTGTGGTTGGCGGCGAAGGTGTTCTCGGGGCCGATCCGGCGCTTCGCGCGTTCCGAGCGGATCGCGGACGGCGCGATCACGTCCGTACTGGAGGAGTCGCTCGGTACGATCGAGCTGACGCAGGCGTACAACCGGTCACCGGCCGAGGAGCAGCGGCTGGATCGCGAGGCGGTCGCGTGGATGCGGGCGTCGGTGAGCGGCGCGCGGCGGAGCGAGCTGTACGAGCAGGTCGTCGAGGTGCTGGAAACCCTGTGTGTGCTCGGGGTGATCGGCCTCGGGGTCTGGGAGATCTCGCACGGGCGGATGACGCTCGGCGCGTTACTGTCGTTCACGGCGTTCCTCGGGTATCTGTACCCACCGCTGCGCAGTCTCGGCGAGCTCAACCTGACCGCGACCGCCGCCACCGCCGCGACCGAGCGGCTCGACGAACTGCTGTCCGCCGAGCCGACGGTCACGGACCCCGAGCACCCGGTCGAGCTCGCGACGGTGCACGGGCGGGTCGAGTTCGACCGGGTCGGGTTCCGCTACCGGGACGTCGACGTGCTGGAGGACTTCGGGCTGACCGTGGAGCCCGGCGAGTTCGTCGTACTCACGGGACCGAGCGGGATCGGCAAGTCCACGATCGCGAAGCTGCTGCTCCGCTTCCACGATCCGACCGCCGGCGAGATCCGGCTGGACGGCGTACCGCTCACCTCCCTGCAGGTACGCCGCCTGCGCGAGAGCATCACGCTGCTCCCGCAACAGACGCACGTCCTAGCAGGCACGATCCGCGCCAACATCACGTACGGCCGCCCCGGCGCCACCCCCGCCGAGATCCTCGCCGCCGCCCGCTCCGCCAACGCCCACGACTTCATCACCGCCCTCCCCGAGGGCTACGACACCCCACTGACCCCGTCCTCCCCCACCCTCTCCGGCGGCCAACTGAAACGCCTGACCCTGGCCAGAGCCCTACTCCGCAACACCCCAATCCTCGTCCTGGACGAGCCAACCACCGGCCTGGACGCCCCCACAGCCCATCAACTCATCCAATCCCTACCTCCCAACCGCACCACAATCCTCATAACCCACGACCACTCCCTCACCCAGTACGCCGACCGGGTCGTCGACCTCAGCGGGACAACGTACGGAAGCGATGCGCCGAGAGCGGCAGGAAGACTGCTGTCAGCAGCAAGGGAGCTATGA